A DNA window from Halopelagius inordinatus contains the following coding sequences:
- a CDS encoding ABC transporter substrate-binding protein, which translates to MQENGKGSDSPDDAADAVRRGRFDRRTFLGAAASTLPFALAGCAGDSGDSDSDGESNDVAGSGGETDTSTEAMGNPKTGGTLQWGGAVPVQGLDPHIDTSAASKRVLENIYEEVVALQDDYSIEPHLAKSFDQSEDNTLLTFELREGVTFHNGKEMTSEDVLATYERVQNGDYLATGFFDHVEELRAPDDYTFEIQLTEPFAPFLAKMATAELSVMPAENAEKDNVEEPIGTGPYQFDSREIETSFTMTRYEDYWGASDEDGPFIDTIVKSEIPDSSVRLQSFLAGEYDFINGIAPKDVSRVESAPDVRFESQFPKSLVYLGLNCDEEPFDNKDARLALDFAIDKEEVAEAALYGTGKTTASPAAPDSPWVHPDIGPRSQDFDKAREHLEAAGMPDGYSATFKIPQSYPTQVQAAEVIADQVSEVGIDLQIQQITWSTWLSDVYSDRNFQATTSSYLALWYPDVSFYKFLHPDGAFFFTGWENEEYNALVEEARTIYDEDERADLYHQATEILHEERAGHLFLWWQPSLYGAASQYKGKIGAPDGSTLQFWNNWLDS; encoded by the coding sequence ATGCAAGAGAATGGCAAGGGATCCGACTCGCCAGACGACGCTGCGGACGCAGTTCGACGGGGACGTTTCGACCGCCGGACGTTCCTCGGCGCGGCCGCATCGACGCTCCCCTTTGCGCTCGCCGGGTGTGCGGGCGACTCGGGGGATAGCGATTCCGACGGCGAATCCAACGACGTCGCCGGTTCGGGAGGAGAGACCGACACCAGCACCGAGGCGATGGGCAACCCGAAGACGGGCGGAACGCTCCAGTGGGGCGGTGCCGTTCCGGTGCAGGGTCTCGACCCGCACATCGACACCTCCGCGGCATCGAAGCGCGTCTTAGAGAACATCTACGAGGAAGTCGTCGCACTACAGGACGACTACTCCATCGAACCGCACCTCGCGAAGTCCTTCGACCAATCGGAGGACAACACGCTGTTGACCTTCGAACTCCGCGAGGGTGTCACCTTCCACAACGGCAAGGAGATGACCTCCGAAGACGTTCTCGCGACGTACGAACGCGTTCAGAACGGCGACTACCTCGCGACGGGCTTTTTCGACCACGTCGAGGAACTCCGTGCGCCCGACGACTACACGTTCGAGATTCAACTCACCGAACCGTTCGCGCCGTTCCTCGCGAAGATGGCGACGGCCGAACTGTCCGTCATGCCCGCGGAGAACGCCGAGAAAGACAACGTCGAAGAACCCATCGGCACCGGCCCGTACCAGTTCGATAGCCGCGAGATAGAGACGTCGTTCACGATGACCCGGTACGAGGACTACTGGGGCGCGAGCGACGAGGACGGCCCGTTCATCGACACGATAGTCAAAAGCGAGATTCCGGATTCGAGCGTGCGGCTCCAGTCGTTCCTCGCGGGCGAGTACGACTTCATCAACGGCATCGCGCCGAAAGACGTCTCCCGCGTCGAGAGCGCTCCCGACGTCCGGTTCGAGAGCCAGTTCCCGAAGTCGCTCGTCTATCTCGGTCTCAACTGCGACGAGGAACCGTTCGATAACAAAGACGCGCGACTCGCACTCGACTTCGCCATCGACAAAGAGGAAGTGGCGGAAGCGGCCCTGTACGGCACCGGAAAGACGACGGCGTCTCCGGCCGCGCCCGACAGCCCGTGGGTGCACCCGGACATCGGACCGCGCTCGCAGGACTTCGACAAAGCCCGCGAACATCTCGAAGCCGCCGGGATGCCCGACGGCTACTCGGCGACGTTCAAGATTCCGCAGTCGTACCCGACGCAGGTGCAGGCCGCGGAGGTCATCGCCGACCAGGTTTCGGAAGTCGGAATCGACCTGCAGATTCAACAGATCACGTGGAGCACGTGGCTCTCGGACGTCTACTCGGACCGCAACTTCCAGGCGACGACGAGTTCCTACCTCGCGCTTTGGTACCCCGACGTGTCGTTCTACAAGTTCCTGCACCCCGACGGAGCCTTCTTCTTCACCGGGTGGGAAAACGAGGAGTACAACGCGCTCGTAGAGGAGGCACGGACCATCTACGACGAGGACGAACGCGCGGACCTCTACCACCAGGCGACGGAGATTCTCCACGAGGAACGCGCCGGCCACCTGTTCTTGTGGTGGCAGCCGAGCCTCTACGGGGCCGCCTCGCAGTACAAAGGAAAGATCGGGGCCCCCGACGGGTCCACGCTCCAGTTCTGGAACAACTGGCTCGATAGCTGA
- a CDS encoding ABC transporter permease has translation MSMYNYVVRRIGFMVVTLFFVTLIAFGVTNILPGDVALLILGPNATEESLAALQAQLGLNRPLYVQYFDWVVGLLQGQMGESLRFGEPVADLIAERLPRSLLLAFAATFVAVVLSIPLGVYAAVNQNEAPDVTASMFAFVGISMPIFLWGLVFILVFAVWLNLFPTGGYVSPSEDLVGALTRLVLPAGAMGFALTAYIMRMTRSSMLEVLSEEYINLARAKGMSQRVIVLRHALKNAVIPVITVVAFQFSYAFGGVVVLEEVFFWPGIGRLTLTAIQSRDIPLIQGCIVVVALIYMFSNFAADLLYAYFDPRIRYGGEE, from the coding sequence ATGTCGATGTACAACTACGTCGTCCGTCGCATCGGGTTCATGGTGGTGACGCTGTTTTTCGTCACCCTCATAGCCTTCGGCGTCACCAACATCCTGCCCGGTGACGTCGCGTTGCTCATCTTGGGCCCGAACGCGACAGAAGAGTCGCTCGCAGCGCTCCAAGCCCAACTCGGGCTGAATCGACCGCTGTACGTGCAGTACTTCGATTGGGTCGTCGGACTCCTCCAAGGGCAGATGGGCGAGTCGCTTCGATTCGGCGAACCGGTGGCTGACCTCATCGCGGAGCGACTGCCGCGTTCGCTGCTTCTCGCGTTCGCCGCGACGTTCGTCGCCGTCGTCCTCTCGATTCCCCTCGGCGTCTACGCCGCCGTCAACCAGAACGAAGCGCCCGACGTGACGGCGTCTATGTTCGCCTTCGTCGGCATCTCGATGCCGATATTCCTCTGGGGACTCGTGTTCATCCTCGTCTTTGCGGTGTGGTTGAACCTGTTTCCCACCGGCGGGTACGTCTCGCCGTCGGAGGACCTCGTGGGTGCGTTGACTCGACTCGTACTCCCCGCGGGCGCGATGGGCTTTGCGCTCACCGCCTACATCATGCGGATGACTCGCTCGTCGATGCTCGAAGTGCTGAGCGAGGAGTACATCAACCTCGCCCGCGCGAAGGGGATGAGCCAGCGAGTCATCGTCCTCCGCCACGCCCTGAAAAACGCCGTCATCCCGGTCATCACCGTCGTCGCGTTCCAGTTCAGTTACGCCTTCGGGGGCGTCGTCGTCCTCGAAGAGGTGTTCTTCTGGCCCGGCATCGGCCGGTTGACGCTGACCGCCATCCAGAGCCGCGACATCCCCCTGATTCAGGGGTGTATCGTCGTCGTCGCACTGATATACATGTTCTCGAACTTCGCAGCAGACCTGTTGTACGCGTACTTCGACCCGCGAATCCGGTACGGGGGTGAGGAGTGA
- a CDS encoding ABC transporter permease, giving the protein MAAEQQSSEERPLISDAQRERAVRFARKFRSNTKAMIGLTLVVSLVVVAIFAPLIAPYPYAETNIQERTEAPSLDHPMGTDDLGRDIFSRVVMGSRISLYVGFGAISGALLVGAVIGVVAGYSGGLVDEILMRVMDAAMAFPPVLLALTLLVVLGPELINVIIALGFVYTPYIARVTRSAALAERNEAYVEAAVARGEGNSRIVFSEVLPNCTAPILVQGSLNVSFAILAEASLSFLGLGAQPPRPSWGLMIDTGRGFMETAPWMLLFPALAIGIAVVGFNMLGDGLRDVLDPKVDAIE; this is encoded by the coding sequence ATGGCCGCAGAACAGCAGTCCTCGGAGGAACGACCCCTGATAAGCGACGCGCAACGGGAACGCGCGGTTCGGTTCGCCCGCAAGTTCCGGAGCAACACGAAGGCGATGATAGGGCTGACGCTCGTCGTTTCGCTCGTCGTCGTCGCCATCTTTGCGCCCCTCATCGCGCCGTACCCGTACGCGGAGACGAACATCCAAGAGCGAACGGAAGCGCCCTCTCTCGACCACCCGATGGGGACCGACGACTTGGGGCGCGACATCTTCAGTCGCGTCGTCATGGGGAGTCGAATCTCCCTGTACGTCGGGTTCGGCGCTATCTCGGGGGCGCTCCTCGTCGGTGCCGTCATCGGCGTCGTCGCGGGCTACTCCGGCGGACTCGTCGACGAGATACTCATGCGCGTCATGGACGCCGCGATGGCGTTCCCGCCGGTGTTGTTGGCACTGACGCTTCTGGTCGTCCTCGGCCCCGAGTTGATCAACGTCATCATCGCCTTGGGGTTCGTCTACACGCCGTACATCGCCCGCGTCACGCGGAGTGCGGCGTTGGCGGAGCGAAACGAGGCGTACGTCGAGGCGGCCGTCGCGCGCGGCGAGGGCAACTCCCGCATCGTCTTCAGCGAGGTGCTCCCGAACTGCACGGCACCGATACTGGTTCAGGGGTCGCTCAACGTCTCGTTCGCGATCCTCGCGGAGGCGAGTCTCTCCTTCCTCGGCCTCGGCGCGCAACCGCCGCGGCCGTCGTGGGGACTCATGATAGACACCGGGCGCGGGTTCATGGAAACCGCTCCGTGGATGCTCCTGTTCCCGGCGTTGGCTATCGGTATCGCTGTCGTCGGCTTCAACATGCTCGGCGACGGACTGCGCGACGTTCTCGACCCGAAGGTGGACGCGATAGAATGA
- a CDS encoding dipeptide ABC transporter ATP-binding protein translates to MSTHTTQTAADAQTAADGDERPLLDVRNLRTEFRTENGPVVASNEVSFTLERGETMGLVGESGAGKSVTARSLMRLIDSPGEITGGQVVFDGEDLLQKTDAEMRDVRGNRIAMIPQDPMSSLNPVMTVGEQITETVRRHQDVTKREARERAIESMEEVGIPDAADRIDDYPHEFSGGMRQRVLVAIGFSCEPDLIIADEPTTALDVTTQAKILDLLNDLQDRRGMAVLMITHNLGVVAQTCDHVGVMYAGNLVETAPLEDLFDRPRHPYTRALIDSIPAVDTDYDELPTLSGAMPDLGDLPTGCNFAPRCPHATEECRTGGDPKLRSVGDSASKAACVHAGELDLSETTAHARGSGRRGVDRSGDPLFEVRGLKKYFPAGDGILGNVRLTREGGGLPTLERRYVKAVDDISFDVYPGETVGLVGESGCGKSTVARTALRLLEPTEGEVYFDGQPLHELGSSEVRSLRREMQIIFQDPHSSLNPRKTVGQIVGRAMEKHDIATGDEKRRRVRELLERVGLSGAAASKYPHEFSGGQQQRVAIAHALAVEPKLIVCDEPVSALDVSVQAQILNLLSEIQAESGISYLFISHNIGVVRHICDRVAVMYLGKIAEFGEIEQVFSPPFHPYTESLLSAVPHADPNRKTDRILLEGSVPSPINPPSGCPFQTRCPKKIGDRCETEVPSLEDVGDGHEISCHLSLEEMSEQESFIAPAAESEGRALGDSD, encoded by the coding sequence ATGAGCACGCACACTACGCAGACGGCGGCGGACGCACAGACAGCGGCGGACGGAGACGAGAGACCGCTTCTCGACGTGCGCAACCTCCGCACGGAGTTCCGCACCGAGAACGGCCCCGTCGTCGCCTCGAACGAGGTGTCGTTCACGCTCGAACGCGGCGAGACGATGGGTCTCGTCGGCGAGTCGGGGGCGGGCAAGTCCGTCACCGCGCGGTCTCTGATGCGCCTCATCGACTCGCCGGGCGAGATAACCGGCGGACAGGTCGTCTTCGACGGCGAGGACCTCCTGCAGAAGACGGACGCGGAGATGCGCGACGTGCGGGGCAACCGCATCGCGATGATTCCGCAGGACCCGATGTCTTCTCTCAACCCGGTGATGACCGTCGGCGAGCAGATAACCGAGACGGTCCGCAGACACCAGGACGTGACGAAACGCGAGGCCAGAGAACGCGCCATCGAGTCCATGGAGGAGGTCGGAATCCCCGACGCCGCCGACCGAATCGACGACTACCCCCACGAGTTCTCCGGCGGAATGCGCCAACGCGTCCTCGTCGCTATCGGGTTCTCCTGCGAACCGGACCTCATCATCGCCGACGAACCGACGACTGCGCTCGACGTGACCACGCAGGCGAAGATTCTCGACCTGCTGAACGACCTGCAGGACCGCCGCGGGATGGCGGTGCTGATGATAACGCACAACCTCGGCGTCGTCGCGCAGACCTGCGACCACGTCGGCGTGATGTACGCGGGCAATCTCGTCGAGACGGCTCCCTTAGAGGACCTGTTCGACCGACCGCGACATCCGTACACCCGCGCTCTCATCGACTCGATTCCCGCGGTCGATACGGACTACGACGAACTCCCGACGCTCTCGGGGGCGATGCCGGACCTCGGTGACCTGCCGACGGGGTGTAACTTCGCCCCGCGGTGTCCGCACGCCACCGAGGAGTGCCGAACCGGCGGCGACCCGAAACTCCGCTCTGTCGGCGATTCGGCGTCGAAGGCGGCCTGCGTCCACGCCGGGGAACTCGACCTCTCCGAGACGACGGCGCACGCCCGCGGAAGCGGACGGCGCGGCGTGGACCGGAGCGGCGACCCGCTATTCGAGGTGCGCGGACTGAAAAAGTACTTCCCCGCGGGCGACGGCATCCTCGGAAACGTCCGTCTCACCCGCGAGGGCGGCGGCCTCCCCACACTCGAGCGGAGATACGTCAAAGCCGTAGACGACATCAGCTTCGACGTCTACCCCGGCGAGACGGTCGGACTCGTCGGCGAGTCCGGGTGCGGGAAGTCCACCGTGGCGCGGACCGCCCTCCGCCTTCTGGAACCGACCGAAGGCGAGGTGTACTTCGACGGGCAACCGCTTCACGAACTCGGGTCCTCGGAGGTTCGGAGCCTGCGCCGCGAGATGCAGATCATCTTCCAAGACCCGCACAGTTCGCTCAACCCCCGGAAGACCGTCGGCCAGATAGTCGGTCGAGCGATGGAGAAACACGACATCGCCACCGGCGACGAGAAACGGCGGCGCGTCCGCGAACTCCTCGAACGCGTCGGTCTCTCGGGGGCGGCAGCGAGCAAGTACCCCCACGAGTTCTCCGGCGGCCAACAGCAACGCGTCGCTATCGCGCACGCGTTGGCTGTCGAACCGAAACTCATCGTCTGCGACGAACCCGTCTCCGCACTCGACGTCTCCGTGCAAGCGCAGATTCTCAACCTGCTCTCGGAGATTCAGGCCGAGTCGGGCATCTCCTATCTGTTCATCTCGCACAACATCGGCGTCGTCCGGCACATCTGTGACCGCGTCGCCGTGATGTATCTGGGGAAGATAGCCGAGTTCGGCGAGATAGAGCAGGTGTTCTCCCCGCCGTTCCACCCCTACACCGAGAGTCTACTCTCTGCGGTTCCGCACGCCGACCCGAACCGGAAGACGGACCGAATCCTCCTCGAAGGGAGCGTTCCGAGTCCGATAAACCCGCCGTCGGGATGCCCGTTCCAGACGCGGTGTCCGAAGAAGATCGGCGACCGCTGTGAGACGGAGGTGCCGTCGCTCGAAGACGTCGGCGACGGCCACGAGATATCGTGTCACCTCTCCCTCGAGGAGATGAGCGAACAGGAGTCGTTCATCGCTCCGGCGGCGGAAAGCGAGGGGCGGGCCCTCGGCGACTCGGACTGA
- a CDS encoding DUF1028 domain-containing protein gives MQSESLRHAPGTFSIAARDPESNVYGAAVTTGTVCVGATCPYVSEAAAVVTQSYTETEHGRDGVARAAAGDRLEDALSERLAADERAAYRQVHGVGTESEFVFTGAECVEWCGHRVGDDYTVAGNMLAGREVVGATAEAYESATGDMADRLVTALEAGAAAGGDERGELSAALLVHAPDPEFYHNLRVDLSETPVSDLRELLTEARRAKAKIREETDETFGEYPPELLDFGVKY, from the coding sequence ATGCAAAGCGAGTCCCTCCGGCACGCGCCGGGAACGTTCTCTATCGCCGCGCGCGACCCCGAATCGAACGTCTACGGCGCGGCGGTGACGACCGGGACGGTGTGCGTCGGCGCGACCTGTCCGTACGTGAGCGAGGCCGCCGCAGTCGTCACGCAGTCGTACACCGAGACGGAACACGGGCGAGACGGCGTCGCGCGCGCGGCGGCGGGCGACCGACTCGAAGACGCGCTATCGGAGCGTCTCGCGGCGGACGAACGCGCCGCCTACCGGCAGGTCCACGGCGTCGGTACCGAAAGCGAGTTCGTCTTCACCGGCGCGGAGTGCGTCGAGTGGTGCGGTCACCGCGTCGGCGACGACTACACCGTCGCGGGGAACATGCTCGCCGGACGCGAGGTGGTGGGCGCGACGGCCGAAGCGTACGAGTCCGCGACGGGCGACATGGCCGACCGCCTCGTGACCGCCCTCGAAGCGGGGGCGGCCGCGGGCGGCGACGAGCGAGGCGAACTCAGCGCCGCGCTCCTCGTCCACGCGCCGGACCCCGAGTTCTACCACAACCTCCGCGTGGACCTCTCGGAGACTCCGGTTTCCGACCTCCGCGAACTCCTGACTGAGGCGCGGCGGGCGAAAGCGAAGATACGCGAGGAGACGGACGAGACGTTCGGGGAGTATCCGCCCGAACTGCTCGATTTCGGCGTGAAGTACTGA
- a CDS encoding alpha/beta hydrolase — MTDDSNAVDERAGRTELHPDARAFLDEVAARGHPSTANLSVESAREQSSLLVERTAGPDVEDVFDLSIPGPERSIPLRVYRPSGDEGRGVVVYFHGGGWVFGGLDKMDAACRHVASASGRVVVSVNYRHAPEHPFPAGLRDCRTATRWVVENAAVLGGDGERVAVAGDSAGGNLATAVALAFRDFDGPSLERQLLVYPATEHAFDTASHEQNATGYYLERADSRWFWSHYLDDELDGKHPYASPLRARDLSNLPPASVLTCGFDPLRDEGVAYASRLAEAGVPVRHHHLPDQIHGFVGMFVEPMRSHAEEALTTMLDDLSG, encoded by the coding sequence ATGACGGACGATTCGAACGCGGTAGACGAGAGAGCGGGACGAACCGAGTTACATCCCGACGCGCGGGCATTTCTCGACGAGGTGGCGGCGCGGGGGCATCCCTCGACGGCGAACCTCTCCGTCGAGTCCGCGCGAGAGCAGTCTTCGCTTCTCGTCGAACGGACGGCGGGACCGGACGTAGAGGACGTGTTCGACCTCTCGATTCCGGGACCGGAGCGGTCGATTCCGCTCCGAGTCTACCGGCCGTCCGGCGACGAGGGGCGGGGCGTCGTCGTCTACTTCCACGGTGGTGGGTGGGTGTTCGGCGGACTCGACAAGATGGACGCCGCCTGCCGCCACGTGGCTTCCGCCTCCGGGCGAGTGGTCGTCTCGGTGAACTACCGCCACGCGCCCGAGCATCCGTTTCCCGCCGGACTGCGGGACTGCCGAACCGCGACGCGGTGGGTCGTCGAGAACGCCGCCGTTCTCGGCGGCGACGGAGAGAGGGTGGCGGTGGCCGGTGACAGCGCGGGCGGGAACCTCGCGACGGCCGTCGCACTCGCGTTTCGCGACTTCGACGGCCCCTCTCTCGAACGGCAACTGCTCGTCTATCCGGCGACCGAACACGCCTTCGACACGGCGTCGCACGAACAGAACGCGACGGGGTACTACCTCGAACGCGCGGACAGTCGGTGGTTCTGGAGCCACTACCTCGACGACGAACTCGACGGGAAACACCCGTACGCCTCGCCGTTGCGGGCACGGGACCTCTCGAACCTGCCGCCCGCGTCGGTGCTCACCTGCGGGTTCGACCCCCTCCGAGACGAGGGCGTCGCCTACGCGAGTCGCCTCGCCGAGGCGGGAGTCCCCGTCCGACACCATCACCTCCCCGACCAGATACACGGGTTCGTCGGGATGTTCGTCGAACCGATGCGGTCGCACGCGGAGGAAGCGCTTACGACTATGCTGGACGACCTCTCGGGCTGA
- a CDS encoding amidase, producing the protein MPLSSVSAEWVAEAGDAMGFDLSTADAERFARGVNDEIGGYAALDELAPADAAESIAVRDVRAPEEDEDPHNAYITAFVAGGDDDGPLSGVDVAVKDNIAVAGVPMTCGSRVFEGVVPRRNASIVDRLLSAGARLVGKTNMDELAYGPTSETSGFGPVTNPADDARVAGGSSSGSAAAVAEGSADLALGSDTGGSVRIPASFCGVVGFKPSWGAVPRDGFVDLAYTLDHVGPLAPDVETAALGFDVIGGYDARDPSSAAATEIPIGDCAAGLDDAPEVSDLSFGVPEELLSSHVSDEVRERFESAIATLESAGATVESVRLPTVEDAVYVWNAITNVEFAAALRRNGLPIERPGPFDTSRYDAASARQSAAGVGFGDVVRERALVGAALLDRYDGRHYTRARNVCATLKAEFEDALDGRDALVCPTMPVVAPEVGAWQPHSYDADDQDALNVPLAYNTRPMDLAGVPAVTVPDESDAGGDDADALPVGVQFVGGMHEDAHLLRVARAFERARDGDE; encoded by the coding sequence ATGCCTCTCTCGTCCGTCTCGGCGGAGTGGGTCGCCGAGGCGGGCGACGCGATGGGGTTCGACCTCTCGACGGCGGACGCAGAACGGTTCGCCCGCGGCGTGAACGACGAGATAGGCGGGTACGCCGCACTCGACGAACTCGCACCGGCGGACGCCGCCGAGTCGATTGCCGTGCGCGACGTTCGCGCGCCCGAGGAGGACGAGGACCCGCACAACGCCTACATCACGGCGTTCGTCGCAGGCGGAGACGACGACGGCCCCCTCTCCGGCGTCGACGTCGCCGTGAAGGACAACATCGCCGTCGCGGGCGTCCCGATGACCTGCGGGTCGCGCGTCTTCGAGGGTGTCGTCCCCCGTCGGAACGCGAGTATCGTGGACCGACTGCTCTCTGCGGGCGCGCGACTCGTCGGCAAGACGAACATGGACGAACTCGCCTACGGGCCGACGAGCGAAACGAGCGGATTCGGGCCGGTGACGAACCCGGCGGACGACGCGCGAGTCGCCGGTGGGTCCTCGTCGGGAAGCGCCGCCGCCGTCGCCGAAGGCTCCGCCGACCTCGCTCTCGGAAGCGACACCGGCGGGTCGGTCCGAATCCCGGCGTCGTTCTGCGGCGTCGTCGGGTTCAAACCCTCGTGGGGCGCGGTCCCGCGCGACGGGTTCGTGGACCTCGCTTACACGCTCGACCACGTCGGACCGCTCGCACCGGACGTGGAGACGGCCGCGCTCGGATTCGACGTAATCGGCGGCTACGACGCCCGCGACCCCTCCTCGGCGGCGGCGACGGAGATTCCGATCGGCGACTGCGCCGCGGGACTCGACGACGCGCCCGAAGTCTCGGACCTCTCTTTTGGGGTCCCGGAGGAACTCCTCTCGTCTCACGTCTCAGACGAGGTGCGCGAACGCTTCGAGAGCGCGATAGCGACGCTCGAATCCGCGGGCGCGACGGTGGAGTCCGTCCGACTCCCGACCGTCGAAGACGCCGTCTACGTCTGGAACGCTATCACGAACGTCGAGTTCGCCGCCGCACTCCGGCGCAACGGCCTCCCGATAGAGCGACCCGGCCCGTTCGACACCTCCCGGTACGACGCCGCGAGTGCACGGCAGTCCGCCGCGGGCGTCGGCTTCGGCGACGTGGTCCGCGAACGCGCCCTCGTCGGCGCGGCCCTCCTCGATAGGTACGACGGCCGCCACTACACCCGCGCGCGGAACGTCTGTGCGACGCTGAAAGCGGAGTTCGAGGACGCCCTCGACGGCCGCGACGCACTCGTCTGTCCGACGATGCCCGTCGTCGCGCCCGAGGTTGGCGCGTGGCAACCGCACAGTTACGACGCGGACGACCAAGACGCTCTGAACGTTCCGCTCGCGTACAACACGCGTCCGATGGACCTCGCGGGCGTCCCCGCGGTGACCGTTCCCGACGAGAGCGACGCCGGCGGGGACGACGCCGACGCCCTTCCGGTCGGCGTCCAGTTCGTCGGCGGGATGCACGAGGACGCACATCTCCTCCGCGTCGCGCGGGCCTTCGAACGCGCGCGGGACGGAGACGAGTAG
- a CDS encoding DUF362 domain-containing protein, whose amino-acid sequence MVELEFPGRERLEAVNDASIEDLPTFATVRTVTDPPEVDDVRAATVEAVGDIPAFDDLPRGAEVAITAGSRGIHDMPAVLAAAVEELQERGFEPFVMPAMGSHGGATAEGQVETLASLGVTEASMGCEIRSSMAVEKVAEDPNGEPVYAAEDALDADAILLANRVKLHTDYRGPIESGLCKMAVVGLGKHRGAENMHNAAIARGFDDVVPERAELLLEATDVVGGIAVVENDRERAAHIEGLAVDTLREREEELLERSAELFPSLPVEQLDFLMVDELGKNVSGTGMDTNVVGRVRFHNQPDVDTPEITRVYVRSLTEESHGNAIGIGLADFMSRDLLESVDFEDMYVNITTSGEPERSKVPFVVPCDATAFVLAASMTGVPDLSQMRIGRITNTLEPGTMLASEPVLDQLEGRDDVEIGERRRLTFDDDGRLTTEIEE is encoded by the coding sequence ATGGTCGAACTCGAGTTCCCCGGCCGAGAACGGCTGGAAGCGGTCAACGACGCGTCGATCGAGGACCTCCCCACGTTCGCGACGGTTCGGACGGTCACCGACCCGCCCGAGGTGGACGACGTCCGGGCGGCGACCGTCGAAGCGGTCGGCGACATCCCCGCGTTCGACGACCTGCCGCGGGGGGCCGAAGTCGCGATAACCGCCGGGAGCAGAGGCATACACGACATGCCCGCCGTCCTCGCGGCGGCAGTCGAGGAACTGCAAGAGAGGGGGTTCGAACCGTTCGTCATGCCCGCGATGGGGAGTCACGGCGGCGCGACGGCCGAGGGGCAAGTCGAGACGCTCGCGTCTCTCGGCGTCACCGAGGCGTCGATGGGGTGTGAGATTCGCTCCTCGATGGCCGTCGAGAAAGTCGCGGAGGACCCGAACGGCGAACCGGTGTACGCCGCTGAGGACGCACTCGACGCCGACGCCATCCTGTTGGCGAACCGCGTGAAACTCCACACCGACTACCGCGGCCCGATAGAGTCGGGGCTCTGTAAGATGGCCGTCGTCGGACTCGGCAAGCACCGCGGCGCGGAGAACATGCACAACGCCGCCATCGCGCGGGGGTTCGACGACGTCGTCCCCGAACGGGCCGAACTGCTCCTCGAAGCCACGGACGTGGTCGGCGGCATCGCAGTCGTGGAGAACGACAGAGAACGCGCCGCACACATAGAGGGGCTTGCGGTCGATACCCTCCGAGAACGCGAGGAGGAACTCCTCGAACGGTCGGCGGAGCTGTTTCCCTCCCTGCCCGTCGAGCAGTTGGACTTCCTGATGGTGGACGAACTCGGGAAGAACGTCAGCGGAACCGGGATGGACACGAACGTCGTCGGCCGAGTCCGCTTTCACAACCAACCGGACGTGGACACGCCGGAGATAACGCGCGTCTACGTCCGGTCTCTCACCGAGGAGTCCCACGGCAACGCAATCGGCATCGGTCTCGCGGATTTCATGAGCAGGGACCTGCTGGAGTCGGTCGACTTCGAAGACATGTACGTGAACATCACGACGAGTGGCGAACCCGAGCGCTCGAAAGTGCCGTTCGTCGTCCCCTGCGACGCGACAGCGTTCGTCCTCGCCGCGTCGATGACCGGCGTTCCCGACCTCTCTCAGATGCGCATCGGTCGCATCACGAACACCCTCGAACCCGGGACGATGCTCGCGTCCGAACCCGTCCTCGACCAGTTGGAGGGGAGAGACGACGTGGAAATCGGCGAACGCAGGCGATTGACCTTCGACGACGACGGCCGGTTGACGACCGAAATCGAGGAGTGA
- a CDS encoding universal stress protein, whose protein sequence is MAILAAVEGDKQPDRTITVGEDLAEAYDDELIVIHVLPQEEFEKRDEVTKGERYTVEDGQNDAEATARTVVKASTDRPGPVVTRGRVGDVVEELLSESERVDAKYLVIGGRKRTPVGKALFGSTTQSVLLSSDVPVVAVMDE, encoded by the coding sequence ATGGCGATACTGGCAGCAGTCGAAGGCGACAAACAGCCCGACCGAACGATCACCGTCGGAGAGGACCTCGCGGAGGCGTACGACGACGAACTCATCGTGATTCACGTCCTCCCGCAAGAGGAGTTCGAGAAGCGAGACGAAGTCACGAAGGGCGAACGGTACACCGTCGAAGACGGACAGAACGACGCCGAGGCGACGGCGCGAACGGTCGTCAAAGCCTCCACCGACAGACCGGGACCGGTGGTCACTCGCGGACGCGTCGGTGACGTGGTCGAGGAGTTGTTGAGCGAGTCCGAGCGGGTGGACGCGAAGTATCTCGTCATCGGCGGGCGCAAGCGGACGCCGGTCGGGAAAGCCTTGTTCGGAAGCACCACCCAGTCCGTGCTCTTGAGTTCGGACGTTCCGGTCGTCGCCGTGATGGACGAATGA